The following are encoded in a window of bacterium genomic DNA:
- the amrS gene encoding AmmeMemoRadiSam system radical SAM enzyme: MQEAMFFTREDDTHVRCGLCRFHCLIKEGARGSCGVRENRGGTLYSLVYGKICAEHVDPIEKKPLYHVMPGSATYSLATPGCNFRCKHCQNYSISQVPHDAPIRGLARTPGEIVEQARITQCRSISYTYTEPTVFFEFAYDTARLARKAGLKNIFVTNGYISKEALTKISPFLDAANIDLKGFSEEFYREIVHARLSKVLDCIIEYRKLGIWIELTTLIIPGLNDAEDDLKGIASFIMTHLGADTPWHVSQFFPTFDLLDRPRTPVATLQKAREIGLAAGLHYVYEGNVPGTGGENTRCPSCSSLLIERYGFSIITNRIHKGACPDCKTAIAGIGL; encoded by the coding sequence ATGCAAGAAGCCATGTTTTTCACGCGTGAGGATGACACCCATGTGCGTTGTGGCCTATGCCGATTCCATTGCCTGATCAAGGAGGGTGCCAGGGGGAGCTGTGGAGTTCGCGAAAACCGGGGCGGCACACTTTACAGCCTTGTCTACGGCAAAATCTGCGCCGAGCACGTGGACCCCATCGAAAAAAAGCCGCTCTACCATGTCATGCCGGGCAGTGCGACCTACTCCCTTGCCACGCCAGGTTGCAACTTCCGCTGCAAACATTGTCAGAACTATTCCATTTCCCAGGTTCCCCATGACGCCCCCATCAGGGGACTTGCGCGGACGCCAGGAGAAATTGTTGAACAAGCCCGGATAACCCAATGTCGATCCATTTCCTACACCTATACTGAACCCACGGTCTTCTTTGAATTTGCCTACGATACGGCCCGCCTTGCACGCAAAGCCGGACTGAAAAATATCTTCGTGACGAACGGGTATATTTCCAAGGAAGCCTTAACTAAAATTTCACCCTTCCTAGATGCAGCCAATATCGATCTGAAGGGGTTTTCCGAGGAATTCTACAGGGAAATTGTCCACGCCCGACTCTCCAAGGTTCTCGATTGCATCATTGAGTACCGCAAACTGGGGATCTGGATTGAACTTACTACTCTCATTATACCGGGGCTCAATGATGCTGAGGACGATCTAAAAGGTATCGCCTCATTTATCATGACGCATTTAGGTGCCGACACCCCCTGGCATGTATCTCAATTCTTTCCCACCTTCGATCTGCTCGACCGACCGCGAACCCCCGTGGCCACACTTCAAAAGGCCCGAGAGATCGGCCTGGCCGCCGGATTACACTATGTCTATGAAGGGAACGTACCTGGCACAGGCGGCGAAAACACCCGTTGCCCCTCCTGTTCGTCATTATTGATCGAGCGGTATGGTTTTTCCATTATCACGAACAGAATTCACAAAGGCGCCTGCCCCGACTGTAAAACCGCCATTGCGGGTATCGGATTATGA
- a CDS encoding AMP-binding protein, with the protein MINRLILALVRGLLKLRYRVRVKGLDEVAARGQAGILFLPNHPALIDPVILMTQLYPQFRPRPLADQDQVNRPGVRWFAGQINVVTIPDPAVYGDASRKAVAEGVEKCIEALKSGSNLLLYPAGHIAHQRSEDLAGASAVETILQRLPEVRVILVRTRGLWGSSFSRAYGMAPAVGKVMKKALRSLLANGVFFSPRRTVDIEVSEPADFPRTDGRAVINRYLEGVYNQDPPSAWYVPYTRWEKDAAHEMPEPASQVSQADIDDVPAATRDLVIGHLQKLTGRASIQVGDSLSRDLNLDSLSIVDLGLWVESEFGFAVGDSAAIQTVGDLFLAARGHVAAHGKVELKPVPKVWFPVGGSPITPRPGRRGVSLPEGTTLASVFLAQAALGPDRVVLADQISGVKTYRDIITGILALKPQIERIPGKYVGIMLPASAGAGVLYLATLFSGKVPVMVNWTVGVRNMTHSLDLLGVTAVLTSGRLVRKIESQSGSLGELKSRFIMLEQLGTKIGNGDKLRAWLVARFGWRSKLAAIQVQDTAVVLFTSGSESTPKAVPLTHANLLANMRDLCQIFQFSSDDRLIGILPPFHSFGLSCTMLLPLCSGIPVAYHPNPTEGAILVRLIEAYRITLLVGTPTFLNGILRAVASSPLKGEDRGEGGDVLRSLRAVISGAEKCPEQTYDLVKRRWPHMKLIEGYGITECSPVVAANDENDPKPGTIGRVLPSVDYAIQDMETGRFAQGGTTGLLLVRGASIFGGYLNYEGPSPFVEFDGKQWYRTGDLVRQQEDGTLIFSGRLKRFVKLGGEMVSLPAIEEVLVRHYGTPADEKPILAVEASPVELNPELVLFTIRDLDREDVNNRIKEAGLSPIHNIRTIRKVDEIPVLGTGKTDYRALKSLL; encoded by the coding sequence ATGATCAACAGACTCATATTGGCTTTAGTTCGAGGGCTCCTCAAGCTTCGTTATCGTGTCCGTGTGAAGGGGCTTGATGAGGTTGCCGCACGGGGGCAAGCCGGTATTCTATTTCTGCCAAATCATCCTGCGTTGATTGATCCAGTCATTCTCATGACGCAGCTCTATCCGCAGTTCCGGCCGCGGCCTCTGGCGGATCAGGATCAGGTGAACCGGCCTGGAGTTCGTTGGTTTGCCGGGCAGATAAACGTTGTTACGATCCCTGATCCCGCTGTGTATGGGGACGCCAGTCGTAAAGCGGTGGCGGAAGGCGTTGAGAAATGTATTGAAGCACTGAAGAGCGGGAGCAATCTTCTGCTTTATCCGGCAGGTCACATTGCCCACCAACGGAGCGAAGATTTGGCGGGAGCCAGTGCTGTGGAGACTATTCTCCAGCGACTTCCAGAGGTTCGTGTGATCCTGGTTCGGACGCGGGGACTGTGGGGCAGTTCGTTTAGCCGCGCCTACGGCATGGCACCAGCGGTGGGGAAAGTTATGAAGAAAGCCTTACGCTCACTCCTTGCCAATGGAGTCTTTTTCTCGCCGCGCCGTACTGTGGATATCGAGGTTTCAGAACCGGCTGACTTTCCTCGTACTGACGGGCGAGCCGTAATCAACCGCTATCTGGAAGGGGTTTACAATCAGGATCCCCCGTCCGCCTGGTATGTGCCCTATACCCGCTGGGAAAAGGACGCCGCCCATGAAATGCCGGAGCCCGCAAGTCAGGTAAGTCAGGCGGATATTGATGACGTCCCTGCGGCCACCCGTGATCTGGTGATCGGGCATCTTCAGAAATTGACTGGGCGTGCATCCATCCAGGTTGGGGATTCGCTATCGAGGGATTTGAATCTCGACAGCCTTTCCATTGTCGATCTGGGATTATGGGTGGAGTCGGAGTTTGGTTTCGCGGTGGGTGATTCAGCAGCCATTCAGACGGTGGGCGATCTTTTTCTTGCGGCCCGGGGTCATGTTGCGGCCCATGGTAAAGTGGAGCTCAAGCCGGTGCCCAAAGTCTGGTTTCCTGTGGGTGGGAGTCCCATCACCCCGAGGCCGGGACGTAGAGGTGTGAGTTTGCCGGAGGGGACGACCCTGGCCTCCGTCTTTCTTGCGCAAGCGGCACTAGGCCCGGATCGGGTGGTGTTGGCGGATCAGATTAGTGGCGTTAAAACCTATCGCGACATCATTACGGGGATTCTGGCATTGAAACCCCAGATCGAGCGGATCCCCGGCAAATATGTCGGGATTATGTTGCCCGCCTCTGCAGGAGCGGGAGTGCTTTATCTCGCCACCCTTTTTTCAGGGAAAGTTCCGGTGATGGTCAATTGGACGGTGGGGGTGCGGAATATGACGCATTCGCTGGACCTATTGGGCGTTACCGCGGTACTGACCTCCGGGCGGCTGGTTCGGAAAATCGAGTCTCAATCCGGTAGCCTGGGTGAATTGAAATCCCGATTCATAATGTTGGAGCAATTGGGGACAAAGATCGGGAACGGCGACAAACTGCGGGCGTGGTTGGTTGCTAGGTTTGGCTGGCGCTCGAAACTTGCGGCGATTCAGGTTCAGGATACGGCTGTGGTGTTATTTACTAGCGGATCCGAGAGCACGCCCAAGGCGGTTCCTCTCACTCACGCGAACCTGTTGGCCAACATGCGGGATCTCTGTCAGATCTTCCAGTTCAGTTCGGACGACCGTCTGATTGGCATTCTTCCGCCATTTCATTCATTTGGATTGTCCTGCACGATGCTCCTCCCGCTTTGTAGCGGAATCCCGGTGGCCTATCATCCCAATCCCACCGAAGGAGCGATTCTGGTCCGGCTCATTGAGGCCTATCGGATCACGTTGCTGGTCGGAACCCCCACTTTCCTAAATGGAATTCTGAGGGCGGTGGCTTCCTCTCCCCTGAAGGGAGAGGATCGAGGTGAGGGGGGGGATGTTCTCCGCTCATTGCGCGCCGTGATCTCCGGTGCTGAGAAATGTCCGGAGCAGACCTATGATCTGGTCAAACGCCGATGGCCTCACATGAAACTGATTGAAGGTTATGGGATCACCGAGTGCTCGCCGGTGGTCGCGGCCAATGACGAGAATGATCCGAAGCCGGGGACTATAGGCCGAGTTCTGCCATCAGTGGATTACGCGATACAGGATATGGAAACCGGGCGATTCGCTCAGGGCGGGACGACTGGCTTGTTGCTGGTGCGGGGGGCCAGTATTTTTGGTGGTTACCTTAATTATGAAGGCCCTAGCCCTTTCGTGGAGTTTGATGGGAAACAATGGTACCGCACGGGTGATTTGGTAAGGCAGCAGGAGGACGGAACGCTGATCTTCTCTGGCCGATTAAAACGGTTCGTCAAGTTGGGCGGTGAAATGGTTTCCCTGCCTGCGATTGAAGAGGTACTGGTGCGTCACTATGGAACCCCGGCGGACGAGAAACCCATTCTGGCAGTGGAAGCCTCGCCGGTTGAACTGAATCCAGAATTGGTGCTCTTTACCATTCGCGATCTAGACCGGGAAGACGTCAATAATCGGATCAAGGAGGCTGGCCTTTCTCCTATTCATAACATTCGAACGATTCGCAAAGTCGACGAGATTCCGGTGCTAGGGACGGGGAAGACAGATTATCGTGCATTGAAATCGCTATTATAA
- the clpX gene encoding ATP-dependent Clp protease ATP-binding subunit ClpX: protein MAKSKNIEPGCSFCGRSTRDVGNLLAGPNDVFICQSCSKLSQEMFDKSGKDGKPEAATAAAPAPKKEKLLPPLKIPKPHEIYDYLNQYVIGQDHTKKVLSVAVHNHYKRHQQTSHVEAQKIYKDVEIEKSNILMIGPTGTGKTLLARTLAKCLDVPFSISDATTLTEAGYVGEDVENVLLRLIQAADGDIARAERGIIYIDEIDKIARKTENVSITRDVSGEGVQQALLKIVEGTMASVPPGGGRKHPQQEYLKINTEHILFICGGAFVGMDDILRRRQHKQTLGFGEPEKKSAAEQISIRIEPEDLMRYGLIPEFIGRLPIVTMLNALTEEDLVRVLVEPKNSMIRQYQKLMAMEDVKLTFAEAGLKELARIAAKKGTGARGLRAILEHLMLEVMFEVPKRGNVREFNVTKNMVVSQRVSLDAVAESVA, encoded by the coding sequence ATGGCTAAATCCAAAAACATTGAACCCGGATGTTCATTCTGCGGTCGCAGCACGCGGGACGTGGGCAATCTGCTTGCCGGCCCCAACGATGTCTTCATCTGCCAGAGTTGCTCAAAACTCAGCCAGGAGATGTTTGACAAAAGCGGCAAGGATGGCAAGCCCGAAGCCGCCACGGCCGCCGCTCCCGCCCCCAAGAAAGAGAAGCTGCTACCACCTTTAAAAATCCCGAAGCCGCACGAGATCTATGATTATCTCAATCAGTATGTCATTGGCCAGGATCACACAAAAAAGGTGTTGTCAGTAGCGGTTCATAATCACTACAAACGCCATCAACAGACCTCTCATGTTGAGGCACAGAAAATCTACAAGGATGTTGAGATTGAAAAAAGCAACATCCTGATGATTGGGCCTACGGGAACTGGAAAAACGTTGCTCGCCCGAACCCTGGCAAAATGTCTCGACGTCCCCTTCAGCATTTCCGACGCCACCACCTTGACCGAGGCGGGTTATGTCGGCGAAGATGTTGAAAATGTCCTTCTGCGCCTGATCCAAGCCGCAGATGGCGACATTGCCCGGGCTGAGCGTGGCATCATCTATATTGACGAAATCGACAAGATCGCCCGTAAAACTGAAAATGTTTCCATTACCCGGGACGTTTCCGGCGAAGGCGTCCAGCAAGCTCTTCTGAAAATTGTCGAAGGCACAATGGCCAGTGTTCCTCCAGGTGGCGGACGAAAACACCCCCAGCAGGAATACCTCAAAATCAATACCGAGCACATCCTCTTCATCTGCGGCGGCGCCTTTGTAGGAATGGATGATATCCTCCGACGTCGTCAGCATAAGCAAACACTTGGCTTCGGGGAACCCGAAAAGAAAAGTGCAGCGGAACAGATCAGCATCCGGATTGAACCGGAAGATCTGATGCGATACGGCTTGATTCCTGAATTTATTGGCCGTCTCCCCATCGTCACCATGCTGAACGCTCTGACGGAGGAGGATCTGGTGCGGGTGTTGGTGGAGCCCAAGAACTCAATGATTCGCCAATATCAGAAGCTGATGGCGATGGAAGACGTCAAGTTGACCTTTGCCGAAGCAGGTCTCAAAGAACTCGCCCGCATCGCTGCCAAAAAAGGAACGGGCGCACGTGGACTCAGGGCAATCCTGGAGCATCTGATGCTGGAGGTCATGTTCGAGGTTCCTAAACGCGGCAACGTCCGTGAGTTCAACGTTACCAAGAATATGGTCGTTTCCCAGCGCGTCTCATTGGATGCAGTAGCGGAATCAGTGGCATAG
- a CDS encoding polysaccharide deacetylase family protein, whose protein sequence is MSRATTSFILLCVLFFAGVAQGANKQGGLVLQFDDGWSSWATVIAPEMKKAGGVATCFVNNQNLRSGRITTEDLLSLQNTYDWEIGTHTWHHLNAPAYVRKNGLDRWMNEELTKSISELRALGLNIQSLVFPFNAFDKKLAEAVSPLIETYRRSERLSLASGLSANQSIPGTAIDMAHYVPPDLLKQWIDMAAERNLILFLYGHRILPDSSFVTGTVVSVTSTTLTAVAEVTLPKGTDLVLAPDISRRASVDYFNICKVTGKIIEVDRADLTTNTRPGAQFLIGEAYSTRLSDFQILMEYAASKVNFYTIHDIATGKHLKGPPNSP, encoded by the coding sequence ATGAGTAGAGCCACCACATCATTTATTCTTTTATGTGTCCTCTTTTTTGCCGGAGTTGCCCAAGGCGCTAACAAACAAGGCGGGCTGGTACTTCAGTTTGACGATGGCTGGTCGAGTTGGGCCACCGTCATCGCCCCGGAGATGAAAAAAGCCGGAGGGGTCGCGACCTGCTTTGTTAATAATCAAAACTTGCGCAGCGGACGCATCACCACTGAAGACCTCCTCTCCCTTCAAAACACCTACGATTGGGAGATTGGCACCCACACCTGGCATCACCTGAACGCCCCAGCCTATGTTCGAAAGAATGGACTGGATCGCTGGATGAACGAGGAACTCACCAAATCGATCAGTGAACTCCGGGCGCTGGGGCTGAATATCCAATCCCTGGTATTTCCCTTCAATGCGTTCGATAAAAAATTGGCAGAAGCCGTATCCCCGCTGATTGAAACCTATCGCCGCTCCGAACGGCTCTCGCTGGCCAGTGGCTTAAGCGCCAATCAATCCATCCCTGGCACGGCCATCGACATGGCCCATTATGTGCCGCCAGATTTGCTCAAACAATGGATCGATATGGCCGCCGAACGGAATCTGATCCTTTTTCTCTACGGGCACCGTATTCTGCCAGACAGTAGTTTTGTCACCGGCACCGTAGTTTCCGTCACCAGCACCACACTTACCGCTGTCGCGGAGGTCACGCTCCCCAAAGGCACCGATTTGGTGCTGGCCCCCGACATCAGTCGCCGAGCCAGTGTTGACTACTTCAACATCTGCAAAGTAACGGGTAAAATCATTGAGGTGGACCGGGCGGATTTAACAACCAACACGCGACCAGGCGCCCAATTCCTGATAGGTGAAGCCTACAGCACCCGCCTTTCGGATTTTCAAATCCTGATGGAATATGCTGCCTCCAAAGTGAATTTTTACACAATTCATGACATCGCCACCGGAAAACATCTCAAGGGGCCCCCTAACAGCCCATAA
- the clpP gene encoding ATP-dependent Clp endopeptidase proteolytic subunit ClpP, whose translation MQTTHQMLVPMVVEQTGRGERAYDIYSRLLKDRIIFIGSGIDDDSASLIIAQMLFLQSEDAEKDISLYINSPGGSVTAGMAIYDTMQFLKCDVATYCMGQAASMGAILLTAGAKGKRFALPNARIMIHQPWGGAQGQATDISIQAKEILRLRDRLNDILAFHTGKSLDIIVKDSDRDFFMSAEEACTYGLVDSVLVKNVKSSTKKS comes from the coding sequence ATGCAAACAACTCATCAAATGCTGGTGCCGATGGTCGTCGAACAGACGGGTCGCGGCGAACGGGCTTACGACATCTATTCACGCCTGCTGAAAGATCGCATCATTTTTATTGGAAGTGGCATCGACGATGATTCAGCCAGTCTGATCATCGCCCAAATGCTTTTCCTGCAAAGTGAAGATGCCGAAAAGGATATCAGTCTTTACATCAATTCGCCGGGTGGATCAGTCACTGCAGGAATGGCCATCTACGACACGATGCAGTTCCTGAAGTGTGATGTCGCCACCTATTGCATGGGCCAGGCGGCCAGCATGGGCGCGATTCTGCTGACCGCAGGCGCCAAGGGTAAACGCTTTGCCCTGCCCAATGCCCGCATCATGATCCATCAACCCTGGGGCGGTGCCCAGGGCCAGGCCACCGATATCAGTATTCAGGCAAAGGAAATCCTCCGCCTGAGGGATCGCCTGAATGATATTCTGGCCTTCCATACCGGCAAGTCGCTGGACATTATTGTCAAGGACTCTGACCGGGATTTCTTCATGTCGGCAGAGGAGGCCTGCACTTACGGACTGGTTGACTCGGTTCTGGTCAAAAACGTTAAATCGAGTACAAAGAAAAGCTGA
- the tig gene encoding trigger factor produces MKVIVEQIGPCRKSLRIEVPTEQVTTEYQQVIKSIAARARIPGFRQGKAPAAIVEKQFSKDALEETRERLVPMAYQTALKQENLNPVAVVDVSDVQIAKQLPLTFKVTVDLVPDFALPPYKGIAVSSLKVEVKEEDIEQVLTSIRDRSAHFEVVTGRAAQKEDVVEIDYSGTCDGGKPMSEVAPDRTELAQGKDFWVLLSEKMPEFLPGIKALIEGIEVGQTREVTINFPADYRAKSVAGKSALYTITAKGIRERKSPELTDDFAKTVGADSVADLRVKIQENLLATAKLTEANRQKDEIVKWVMEHTPLTDLPQSLVEEEARHIIQDVVQENMRRGVSKDDIELHREDIFNRAAQSSSERVKVNYILTRIADDEKITVSEADMEKRFNEMVTQYGQSPEKLKADMEKRGAMETLRRNLRLEKAVDLLHAAATITPEG; encoded by the coding sequence ATGAAAGTAATAGTTGAACAAATCGGGCCCTGCCGTAAATCTTTGCGCATTGAAGTCCCGACAGAACAAGTGACAACCGAATATCAGCAAGTCATCAAGTCCATTGCCGCACGAGCCAGGATCCCCGGCTTCCGGCAGGGAAAAGCCCCGGCGGCAATTGTCGAGAAGCAGTTTTCAAAGGACGCCCTTGAAGAAACCCGCGAACGACTGGTTCCCATGGCCTACCAGACAGCACTCAAGCAGGAAAATCTCAACCCTGTCGCCGTAGTGGATGTCAGTGATGTTCAGATTGCCAAACAGCTTCCCCTGACATTTAAGGTCACCGTGGATCTGGTTCCTGATTTCGCCCTCCCCCCCTATAAGGGCATTGCGGTCTCAAGCCTTAAAGTTGAAGTCAAGGAAGAGGACATTGAGCAGGTGCTTACCAGCATCCGCGACCGTAGCGCCCACTTTGAAGTGGTCACTGGCCGGGCGGCTCAGAAGGAAGATGTCGTGGAAATTGACTACAGCGGCACCTGCGACGGAGGAAAGCCTATGAGCGAAGTCGCCCCGGATCGCACCGAATTGGCTCAGGGCAAGGATTTCTGGGTATTGCTTTCGGAAAAAATGCCTGAGTTCTTACCCGGTATTAAAGCCCTGATCGAAGGCATTGAAGTCGGTCAGACTCGCGAGGTCACCATCAACTTCCCTGCCGATTATCGCGCCAAGTCCGTGGCCGGCAAGTCTGCACTCTATACCATCACCGCCAAGGGCATCCGGGAACGGAAATCCCCTGAGCTGACTGATGACTTCGCCAAGACGGTCGGGGCTGATTCTGTCGCCGACTTACGGGTAAAGATTCAAGAGAACCTGCTGGCTACCGCCAAACTGACTGAGGCCAACCGCCAAAAGGACGAAATCGTCAAGTGGGTCATGGAACATACTCCACTCACCGACTTGCCCCAATCGCTGGTTGAGGAAGAGGCCCGCCATATTATCCAGGACGTGGTTCAGGAAAACATGCGCCGCGGCGTTAGCAAAGATGACATTGAGTTGCATCGCGAAGATATCTTCAATCGGGCCGCACAATCGTCCTCAGAACGCGTTAAAGTGAACTACATTCTCACCCGCATCGCGGATGATGAGAAAATCACCGTTTCTGAAGCCGATATGGAAAAACGCTTTAACGAAATGGTTACCCAATACGGACAAAGCCCTGAAAAGCTGAAGGCCGACATGGAAAAACGTGGCGCCATGGAAACGCTCCGCCGGAACCTGCGCCTTGAAAAGGCCGTAGATCTCCTGCATGCGGCAGCCACCATCACCCCGGAAGGCTAA
- the coaE gene encoding dephospho-CoA kinase (Dephospho-CoA kinase (CoaE) performs the final step in coenzyme A biosynthesis.): MIKIALTGGIACGKSLTGEMMQAQGIPVCDTDEIGHAVLEQDTAIGAALIKEFGTEIVGSDGHIDRQKLGRKVFTDPVKRAQINNLTHPVILKRLDEWMATQAAASDRAVAIIPLLYEIDAQAAWDVVICVGAPEADQLRRLTERGLSLEDARARIGAQMSQAEKLERADYVIYNCGSKSLLEKQVNQVLRGIRGE, translated from the coding sequence ATGATCAAGATTGCATTAACCGGCGGAATCGCGTGTGGGAAAAGTTTGACCGGAGAGATGATGCAGGCACAGGGGATACCCGTGTGTGATACGGACGAAATAGGCCATGCAGTGCTGGAGCAGGATACAGCCATCGGAGCGGCTTTGATTAAGGAATTCGGAACTGAAATTGTTGGATCGGATGGTCATATTGACCGGCAAAAACTTGGACGAAAAGTTTTTACTGACCCTGTAAAACGGGCCCAAATTAATAATTTGACGCATCCTGTGATCCTGAAGCGACTGGATGAATGGATGGCCACCCAGGCGGCAGCTTCAGATCGTGCGGTCGCCATCATTCCATTGCTATACGAAATCGATGCGCAGGCGGCGTGGGATGTTGTTATTTGTGTAGGGGCACCGGAGGCAGACCAACTCCGGAGACTTACAGAACGGGGGCTTTCATTGGAGGACGCCCGGGCCAGAATCGGGGCACAAATGAGTCAGGCCGAGAAACTCGAGCGCGCCGATTATGTTATTTATAATTGCGGAAGTAAGTCATTGTTGGAAAAGCAGGTAAATCAGGTATTGCGGGGAATCCGCGGAGAGTAA
- the rho gene encoding transcription termination factor Rho translates to MPDTGAGHPPSAPRQQGTPQSLNLSDLQLRPVPELHLMAETYGLIDLGALRKHELIFEIMKANGRLNGTLHGKGVLEILPDGFGFLRSPYYNYLPCPEDIYVSPSQIRRFALRTGDLVAGEIRAPKDKERFFALVKVDTINLGEPEKSKGKVPFENLTPLFPDRRFILEREPSEVSMRVMDLFTPIGMGQRGLIVAPPRTGKTVLLQKIANSISTNHPEAYLIILLIDERPEEVTDMERTTKAHVLSSTFDEPPERHVQVAEMVIEMAKRMVECGKDVCILLDSITRLARAYNTLQPHSGKILSGGVDANALHKPKRFFGAARNIEHGGSLTIIATALVDTGSRMDEVIFEEFKGTGNMELCLDRTLVDKRIFPAINVEKSGTRKEELLLHPDELSKIWILRRAVNGLQPVESMELIVNKLKKTKSNAEFLMAMKE, encoded by the coding sequence ATGCCGGATACGGGCGCCGGGCATCCCCCATCGGCTCCCCGCCAACAAGGAACTCCTCAATCCCTGAATCTTTCAGATCTTCAATTGCGGCCAGTCCCCGAGCTGCACCTCATGGCAGAAACTTACGGGCTCATTGATTTGGGCGCCCTGAGAAAGCATGAATTGATCTTTGAGATCATGAAGGCCAACGGCCGCCTGAATGGGACCCTGCACGGGAAAGGCGTACTGGAAATCCTGCCCGATGGCTTCGGATTCCTCCGCTCACCGTATTACAATTACCTGCCCTGCCCCGAAGATATCTATGTTTCTCCCTCCCAAATCCGCCGCTTCGCCCTGCGAACCGGCGATCTGGTAGCAGGCGAAATCCGGGCGCCAAAAGACAAAGAACGTTTTTTTGCCCTGGTCAAGGTGGACACGATCAATCTCGGTGAACCCGAAAAGTCAAAGGGCAAGGTTCCTTTCGAGAATCTGACCCCGCTTTTCCCGGATCGCCGGTTCATTCTGGAACGGGAACCCAGCGAAGTCTCCATGCGCGTCATGGATCTCTTTACCCCCATCGGCATGGGTCAGCGCGGCCTGATCGTCGCACCGCCCCGAACCGGTAAAACGGTGCTTCTCCAGAAAATTGCCAACAGTATCTCGACCAATCATCCCGAGGCTTACCTGATCATCCTGCTCATCGACGAGCGCCCCGAGGAGGTCACGGACATGGAGCGTACCACCAAGGCGCACGTGCTCAGTTCGACCTTCGATGAGCCGCCAGAGCGGCATGTCCAAGTCGCCGAAATGGTGATCGAGATGGCCAAGCGTATGGTGGAATGCGGCAAGGATGTCTGCATCCTGCTCGATAGTATCACGCGTTTAGCGCGTGCCTACAATACGCTACAGCCCCATAGCGGGAAAATCCTCTCGGGTGGTGTGGATGCCAACGCCCTGCACAAACCCAAGCGTTTCTTCGGGGCCGCCCGCAATATTGAGCACGGCGGAAGCCTGACCATTATCGCCACAGCCCTGGTGGATACCGGAAGCCGCATGGACGAGGTGATCTTTGAAGAGTTCAAGGGTACCGGCAACATGGAACTCTGCCTGGATCGAACCCTGGTAGACAAGCGCATCTTCCCGGCTATCAATGTGGAAAAATCGGGTACCCGCAAAGAGGAACTCTTGCTCCATCCCGATGAGCTGAGTAAGATCTGGATTTTGCGTCGTGCTGTCAACGGCCTCCAACCGGTGGAGTCGATGGAATTGATTGTAAATAAATTGAAGAAAACAAAGAGTAATGCCGAATTTCTGATGGCAATGAAAGAATAA
- a CDS encoding class I SAM-dependent methyltransferase, translated as MTTQTETADIETSSDGYAARFAGPAGEWMLGVQEAITVALLPAPDAVTVLDVGGGHGQLVRPLCRRGYVVTVVGSEESCRNRIVDLVEKGQCGFMVGNVVELPFPDRSFDVVMSFRLLPHCAAWPVLIRELCRVARSSVIVDYPTSEGLNAIAPALFGAKKKLEGNTREWRMFRHAEVMEEFAKQGFVLDRRIPQFFLPMVLHRMLKCPRFSAGLEAICRGLGLTRRWGSPVILRMDRVGLPLVG; from the coding sequence ATGACAACGCAAACCGAGACGGCGGACATTGAGACTTCTTCAGACGGGTATGCGGCGCGCTTTGCCGGGCCAGCGGGGGAGTGGATGTTAGGGGTGCAGGAGGCGATCACAGTAGCCCTGCTTCCGGCTCCAGATGCTGTTACTGTTCTTGATGTAGGCGGTGGACATGGACAGTTAGTACGGCCGCTATGCCGGCGGGGTTACGTGGTAACGGTGGTGGGGAGTGAAGAGTCCTGCCGCAACCGGATAGTCGATCTGGTGGAAAAGGGGCAGTGCGGGTTTATGGTTGGAAATGTGGTGGAACTGCCTTTTCCTGATCGATCCTTTGACGTGGTGATGTCGTTTCGGCTTCTTCCTCATTGTGCGGCTTGGCCAGTTCTAATCCGTGAACTTTGCCGGGTGGCGCGTAGCTCTGTGATTGTAGATTATCCCACCAGCGAGGGGTTGAATGCCATTGCCCCGGCTTTGTTCGGGGCCAAGAAGAAGCTTGAAGGCAATACCCGTGAGTGGCGGATGTTTCGCCACGCCGAGGTTATGGAGGAATTTGCGAAACAGGGGTTTGTTCTGGATCGGCGGATCCCGCAATTCTTCCTGCCGATGGTACTGCACCGGATGCTGAAATGCCCTCGCTTTTCAGCGGGGTTGGAGGCCATTTGTCGTGGGCTCGGTCTGACGCGGCGCTGGGGCTCTCCTGTTATTCTCAGGATGGATCGCGTAGGGCTGCCGCTTGTCGGCTAG